One window from the genome of Rufibacter tibetensis encodes:
- a CDS encoding glycosyltransferase, which produces MKKLRVLMLGWEDQPILNGGVGKACFHLAEALAKQIELTMIVPQADHLAIDQHAEVVGLDALNLAEIKQAPVEQTFERFATTLRVPAALFPYEEPEVGQGYTQHSSELQDKVEVVNQEQKGPYAQETASQPQSAAAQGQPQITFAKGAKGTLNFEVIQFARYAARLASHKEFDAVYAHDWMTFLAGMEIKIQRKVPLIVHVHSLSFDRQVGEPLGWVFELETKAMHEADLILTVSERTARMITKRYGISAKKIQVVYNGADKAPASPVVSAKRKQVTFLGRLVAQKGPLQFLKVAKVVLNQDPDVHFVVAGHGPQLDEAKLMVKRLGIEESVTFTGFLPPAKAEALLKNSSVFCLPALSEPFGLAALEATQAGLPVVITHQTGAAEVLPEASVADCNDTEGLAEHILQLLENEELRRRQVEANQKAVRQLTWGSTADKVMESLHTVLLLQD; this is translated from the coding sequence ATGAAAAAACTCAGAGTATTAATGCTGGGTTGGGAAGACCAACCTATTTTGAATGGAGGAGTAGGCAAAGCTTGTTTTCATTTAGCTGAGGCCTTAGCCAAACAGATTGAACTTACCATGATTGTGCCGCAGGCAGATCACCTGGCCATTGATCAACATGCGGAGGTTGTAGGGTTAGATGCCCTCAATCTGGCCGAGATTAAACAAGCTCCTGTAGAGCAAACATTTGAGCGTTTTGCTACTACACTCAGAGTACCCGCCGCGTTGTTTCCTTATGAAGAACCTGAGGTAGGACAAGGCTATACTCAACATTCTTCTGAACTTCAGGACAAAGTTGAAGTAGTAAACCAGGAGCAAAAAGGCCCATATGCGCAGGAAACAGCTTCTCAGCCCCAATCTGCTGCTGCTCAGGGGCAACCACAAATCACATTTGCCAAAGGTGCTAAAGGTACCCTCAATTTTGAGGTGATCCAGTTTGCCCGTTATGCAGCGAGGCTTGCTTCACATAAAGAATTTGATGCCGTATATGCCCATGACTGGATGACTTTCCTGGCGGGTATGGAGATAAAGATTCAACGCAAGGTTCCGTTAATTGTGCACGTGCACAGCCTGTCATTTGACCGCCAGGTAGGGGAGCCGTTAGGTTGGGTGTTTGAGTTGGAAACTAAGGCGATGCATGAAGCTGACCTTATCTTAACGGTAAGTGAAAGAACCGCCCGCATGATCACGAAGCGCTACGGTATTTCGGCAAAAAAGATTCAAGTGGTCTACAACGGAGCGGATAAAGCACCCGCTTCTCCGGTAGTTTCAGCCAAAAGAAAGCAGGTAACTTTCCTTGGACGTTTGGTCGCACAGAAAGGACCGCTTCAATTCTTGAAAGTTGCAAAAGTAGTACTAAACCAAGACCCTGACGTTCACTTTGTAGTTGCTGGTCATGGACCGCAACTGGATGAGGCGAAGCTGATGGTCAAAAGGTTAGGCATTGAAGAATCAGTTACGTTCACTGGTTTTTTGCCGCCAGCAAAAGCTGAAGCGCTTCTGAAAAATTCTTCTGTGTTCTGTTTGCCAGCACTGTCTGAGCCTTTCGGCTTGGCTGCCCTGGAAGCAACCCAGGCCGGCTTGCCGGTAGTGATCACGCACCAAACGGGAGCTGCTGAAGTGTTGCCTGAGGCAAGTGTAGCTGATTGCAACGACACCGAAGGTTTGGCAGAACATATTCTGCAGTTGCTGGAAAACGAAGAATTGCGGAGAAGACAGGTAGAAGCTAACCAAAAAGCCGTAAGGCAACTTACCTGGGGCAGTACCGCTGACAAGGTAATGGAAAGCCTGCACACCGTTTTGCTTCTGCAGGACTAA
- a CDS encoding alpha-glucosidase domain-containing protein, which yields MINDLGVKHEEFFAGTVLQVHSTDNCTLFTCDNRVGLKVEAVTQHILRFKFSTDGTFSREFSYALSPSRPQEKVKLKIKELADHYRLTTKELICTVSKNGLITRILDKSGNILNEDEKGFHWEEHKDYGGDIVKMSKAVQPQEFFYGLGDKADNMNLRGKRFENWGSDTYGYKIGTDPLYKNINFYMGLHRRNAYGIFFDNTFRAFFDFASERKEVTSFWAQGGTMEYYFIYGPSLTQVVQQYTTKTWPKASETVLSPVMPCTWT from the coding sequence ATGATCAATGACCTGGGGGTCAAACACGAGGAGTTCTTCGCGGGTACTGTTCTCCAGGTCCATTCAACTGACAATTGCACTCTATTTACCTGTGATAACCGGGTGGGCTTGAAAGTGGAAGCTGTCACGCAGCACATTCTACGGTTTAAGTTTAGCACGGACGGAACCTTCTCCCGGGAGTTTTCCTATGCCCTCTCCCCTTCCCGCCCCCAGGAAAAGGTGAAGCTGAAAATAAAAGAACTGGCAGACCATTACCGGCTTACTACCAAGGAGCTAATTTGCACTGTTTCCAAAAACGGCCTGATCACACGTATTCTAGACAAGTCTGGCAATATCCTGAACGAAGACGAGAAAGGTTTTCATTGGGAAGAGCACAAAGACTATGGCGGCGATATTGTGAAGATGAGCAAAGCCGTGCAGCCGCAGGAGTTCTTTTATGGCTTGGGCGACAAAGCCGACAACATGAACCTGCGGGGCAAGCGCTTTGAGAATTGGGGTTCAGATACCTATGGCTACAAAATAGGCACCGATCCGCTGTACAAGAACATCAACTTTTATATGGGGTTGCACCGCCGCAACGCCTACGGCATCTTCTTTGACAACACTTTCAGGGCTTTCTTTGATTTCGCGAGTGAGCGCAAGGAAGTAACCAGCTTCTGGGCGCAGGGCGGCACCATGGAGTATTACTTTATCTATGGCCCTTCCCTCACGCAGGTGGTGCAACAATATACCACAAAGACCTGGCCAAAGGCTTCAGAGACCGTTCTATCCCCTGTGATGCCCTGTACCTGGACATAG
- a CDS encoding glycoside hydrolase family 31 protein, which produces MDYMEGFRCFTWSKSHFPEPHRMVQELKEDGFKTVVIIDPGIKIDHDYWVYQEGIKNDYFCRRADGPLYKGTVWPGLCHFPDYTREEVRTWWAGLFKGLIQETGVKGVWNDMNEPAVFEIGTFPNDVRHHYDGDPGSHRKAHNIYGMQMARATYEGVKNFSYPDRPFTITRSGYAGVQRFASGWTGDNIASWDHLWLANIQCQRLSISGMSFIGSDIGGFIKSPDGELYIRWLQLGIFHPFCRTHSSGDHGDQEPWSFGEPYTALARKFIELRYQLLPYMYSTFWQYTTQGTPMLRPLAFVDQTDPDCYHRMAEFCLGDNLLVCPITQPGVDGRILYLPQGNWYNFWTGLMEAGKREVWADAPLDKVPMFIKAGAVVPFYPVQQYVGELAAPQVALHVYYNQGTCVSELYEDGGEGYGYTEGNFLHKVFRTEGSLTLFTLTQERKGDGQDGYRYYAIFIHGLQTHTAKIIVDEQEVTWENVAATNLIFVSVPNDFTLLQVIPSPIV; this is translated from the coding sequence ATAGACTACATGGAAGGTTTCCGGTGCTTTACCTGGAGCAAAAGCCATTTCCCTGAACCCCATCGCATGGTGCAGGAACTGAAGGAAGACGGTTTCAAAACGGTGGTCATCATTGACCCGGGCATCAAAATTGACCATGACTATTGGGTGTACCAGGAAGGCATCAAAAATGATTATTTCTGCCGCCGCGCCGATGGTCCTTTGTACAAGGGAACTGTGTGGCCGGGACTGTGCCACTTCCCGGACTATACCCGTGAAGAGGTGCGCACCTGGTGGGCTGGTCTGTTTAAGGGCCTTATTCAGGAAACCGGCGTTAAAGGCGTCTGGAATGACATGAACGAACCGGCGGTGTTTGAGATTGGCACTTTCCCCAATGACGTGCGCCACCATTATGACGGCGACCCTGGCAGTCACCGCAAGGCTCATAACATCTACGGCATGCAGATGGCCCGCGCCACTTATGAAGGTGTAAAGAACTTCTCTTATCCAGACCGCCCCTTTACCATAACCCGCTCAGGCTACGCCGGGGTGCAGCGTTTTGCTTCTGGCTGGACCGGTGATAACATTGCCTCCTGGGATCACCTTTGGCTGGCCAACATTCAGTGTCAGCGCCTTAGTATTTCAGGAATGTCTTTTATTGGCTCTGACATAGGCGGGTTTATAAAATCACCAGACGGCGAGCTGTACATCCGGTGGCTACAGTTAGGGATCTTCCATCCGTTCTGCCGCACCCACTCCTCGGGTGACCACGGAGACCAGGAGCCCTGGTCTTTTGGGGAGCCGTACACAGCATTGGCCCGCAAATTCATTGAGCTACGCTATCAGCTTCTGCCTTACATGTACTCTACCTTCTGGCAGTACACTACCCAAGGAACTCCCATGCTGCGGCCCTTGGCTTTTGTGGACCAGACAGATCCTGATTGCTACCACCGTATGGCAGAATTTTGCTTAGGCGATAATCTTTTGGTGTGCCCCATTACGCAACCGGGGGTAGACGGCAGAATCTTATACCTGCCGCAAGGAAACTGGTACAACTTCTGGACTGGTCTTATGGAAGCCGGTAAACGAGAAGTATGGGCAGATGCCCCACTAGACAAGGTACCTATGTTCATCAAAGCCGGAGCCGTGGTTCCCTTCTACCCTGTGCAGCAGTACGTGGGGGAACTGGCAGCACCCCAGGTGGCGCTGCATGTGTACTACAACCAGGGCACCTGCGTGAGCGAACTATATGAAGACGGTGGCGAAGGCTACGGGTACACAGAGGGCAATTTTCTGCACAAAGTTTTCCGGACGGAAGGCAGCTTAACCCTGTTCACCCTTACCCAGGAAAGAAAAGGCGACGGTCAGGATGGTTACCGGTACTACGCTATTTTCATTCACGGCTTACAAACACATACAGCCAAAATCATAGTAGATGAACAGGAAGTTACCTGGGAAAATGTAGCCGCTACCAACCTTATCTTTGTTTCCGTACCCAATGATTTTACGCTACTTCAGGTAATTCCTTCACCTATCGTATAA
- a CDS encoding glycosyltransferase, whose amino-acid sequence MQQLSSASPHLLEIAWEACNQVGGIYTVIRSKVPAMIEYWGDQYCLIGPYFPQQAAHEFEPTDDYSDVYGQAVLELQAQGVECYYGTWLVTGRPKIVLINPRSSFGQLGEIKYFLWENHRIPTSNEDLLNQVLAFGSLVKRFITILSAKTQVVAHFHEWMVGSAIPDLRKDQVPVKIVFTTHATLLGRYLAMNDPNFYDQLTSVDWQREAQHFNIEPAVSIERAAAHGAHVFTTVSEVTVRECIYLLDRIPDTVLPNGLNIRRFTAMHEFQNLHLTYKKRIHRFVMGHFFQSFPFDLDKTIYLFTSGRFEYRNKGFDLTLEALARLNHRMKVSKSDMTVVMFFITKQPFTTINPHVLHSKALMEEIQETCEAIKDQIGERLFYDAAASSDHKLPELNEYVDDYWKLRYRRTIQSWKTHMLPPVVTHNLINDQSDEILHFLRSSNLVNNADDRVKIVYHPDFISPTNPLFGMEYGQFVRGCHLGIFPSYYEPWGYTPLECVASGIPAVTSDLSGFGDYVKKNIKKYTDKGIYVIDRHERNFNDSAEQLTEHLYDYVEMSRRERIAQRNKVEGLSEMFDWKKLLVHYERAYQLALSTHQE is encoded by the coding sequence ATGCAACAATTATCTTCTGCGTCTCCGCATCTTCTTGAAATAGCCTGGGAAGCGTGTAACCAAGTAGGTGGTATCTACACGGTAATCCGCTCTAAAGTACCTGCCATGATTGAGTACTGGGGCGACCAGTATTGTCTTATAGGTCCTTATTTCCCGCAACAAGCCGCCCATGAATTTGAACCCACAGATGACTATTCTGATGTGTACGGGCAGGCGGTGCTGGAACTACAGGCCCAGGGCGTAGAGTGTTACTATGGAACCTGGCTGGTGACTGGTCGGCCTAAAATTGTGTTGATCAACCCGCGCAGTTCCTTTGGGCAGCTAGGGGAGATCAAGTATTTCCTTTGGGAAAACCACCGCATACCTACTTCCAATGAAGACCTCCTGAACCAGGTGCTGGCCTTCGGAAGTTTGGTGAAGCGGTTTATCACCATATTATCTGCTAAAACCCAGGTGGTAGCGCACTTCCATGAGTGGATGGTGGGTTCTGCCATTCCAGACCTGAGAAAAGACCAGGTGCCGGTGAAGATCGTTTTCACCACGCACGCGACCTTGCTGGGACGTTACCTTGCCATGAATGACCCCAACTTCTATGACCAGTTAACCTCGGTTGATTGGCAGAGAGAGGCGCAGCATTTCAACATTGAGCCCGCCGTTTCTATTGAAAGGGCCGCCGCGCATGGGGCGCACGTGTTTACCACGGTCAGCGAAGTCACCGTGCGGGAGTGTATCTACCTGCTAGACCGGATCCCGGATACAGTGTTGCCGAACGGGCTCAACATCCGGCGGTTCACCGCCATGCACGAGTTCCAGAACTTGCACTTAACGTACAAGAAGCGGATTCACCGGTTTGTCATGGGGCACTTTTTCCAGAGTTTCCCTTTTGACCTGGACAAGACCATTTACCTGTTCACTTCGGGGCGTTTTGAATACCGTAACAAAGGCTTTGACCTTACTCTGGAGGCTTTGGCCCGCCTGAATCACCGCATGAAGGTGTCTAAAAGTGATATGACGGTGGTGATGTTCTTTATCACCAAACAGCCATTCACTACCATTAACCCGCACGTGCTGCATTCAAAGGCTTTAATGGAAGAGATACAGGAAACCTGTGAGGCCATTAAAGACCAGATTGGGGAGAGGCTGTTCTATGATGCGGCGGCTAGTTCAGATCATAAATTACCGGAGCTGAACGAGTACGTAGATGATTATTGGAAACTACGGTATAGGAGGACTATACAGTCATGGAAAACGCATATGCTGCCTCCGGTAGTGACGCACAATCTCATTAATGATCAATCAGATGAGATCCTGCATTTCCTGCGGAGCTCTAACCTGGTAAACAATGCTGATGACCGCGTGAAGATTGTGTACCACCCAGATTTTATCTCACCTACCAACCCTCTTTTCGGGATGGAGTACGGGCAGTTTGTGCGGGGCTGTCACTTAGGTATCTTCCCTAGCTATTACGAGCCGTGGGGTTATACTCCGCTGGAGTGCGTAGCCAGTGGTATTCCAGCCGTGACCAGTGATTTGTCTGGTTTTGGTGATTACGTGAAGAAGAACATCAAGAAGTATACTGACAAAGGTATCTACGTAATAGACCGCCATGAGCGCAACTTCAATGATTCTGCCGAGCAACTCACAGAACACTTGTATGACTATGTGGAAATGAGCCGCCGGGAGCGGATTGCCCAACGGAATAAAGTAGAAGGCTTGTCAGAAATGTTTGACTGGAAAAAGCTGCTGGTGCATTACGAGCGTGCTTACCAACTGGCATTAAGCACACACCAGGAATAG
- a CDS encoding acyl-CoA thioesterase → MSIVYEGHVIWAQVDANMHLRHSAYADFAAQARISMLDTLGLDFKTFQHLKIGPILFREELQYLREVGINDTVKVESVLTKARPDGSRWSIRHELYRSDGVKAAIINVDGAWIDLLKRKLAGLPEDLAQKFMSLPQAEDFVLE, encoded by the coding sequence ATGAGCATTGTATATGAAGGGCACGTGATCTGGGCACAAGTAGACGCCAACATGCACCTTCGCCACTCGGCCTACGCCGATTTTGCCGCCCAGGCGCGTATCTCCATGTTAGATACGTTGGGCCTTGATTTTAAAACTTTTCAGCACCTGAAAATAGGACCTATTCTGTTCCGGGAAGAATTGCAATACCTGCGCGAAGTAGGCATCAATGACACCGTCAAAGTTGAATCTGTACTGACCAAAGCCCGCCCGGATGGTTCGCGTTGGTCCATCCGTCATGAGCTGTACCGCAGCGATGGTGTGAAAGCGGCCATCATCAACGTAGATGGTGCCTGGATTGACCTCCTGAAGCGTAAGCTGGCCGGTCTGCCTGAAGATCTTGCCCAGAAGTTCATGAGCCTGCCTCAAGCCGAGGATTTTGTCCTAGAATAA
- a CDS encoding M20/M25/M40 family metallo-hydrolase yields MIRLLTPPRLQCKRSTRKLFLLSLLFSAQVGLAKTKDPVLDSIVKEATQNSQLETLAHELMDVIGPRLVGTPQMQQANDWAVAKYKGWGIAARNEKWGEWRGWQRGISHIDMVHPRVRTLEGMQLAWSPSTKGKGVTAETITLPETVTDSMAFQKWLPNVKGKFVLISMPQPTGRPDYNWQEFATKESFEKMKAERTALTEAWRTKMAKMGYTTRTLPVALEKAGAAGVVMSNWSNGFGVNKIFSAYTKKIPTVDLSLEDYGMVYRLTASGQKPKINVQAESKERGMVPTFNTIAEIKGTQKPDEYVILSAHFDSWDGATGATDNGTGTLVMMEAMRILKKIYPNPKRTIMVGHWGSEEQGLNGSRSFVEDHPEIVSKIQAVFNQDNGTGRVVNLGGSGFLHSYEFLNRWLAPVPTEIRSHIQTNFPGAPGGGGSDHASFVAAGAPAFSLSSLSWSYGTYTWHTNRDTYDKIVFDDVRSNAILTAILAYMASEDPTTTSRERSVLPANQRTGQPGTWPAQTKPTRKGGG; encoded by the coding sequence ATGATACGTCTCCTCACCCCTCCCCGCTTGCAGTGCAAAAGAAGTACGCGCAAGCTCTTCCTACTCTCGTTGCTCTTCTCTGCCCAAGTGGGTTTGGCCAAGACCAAAGACCCGGTGTTAGACAGCATTGTAAAAGAAGCGACCCAAAATTCTCAGCTGGAAACGCTGGCGCATGAACTGATGGATGTGATTGGTCCACGCCTGGTGGGTACGCCCCAAATGCAGCAAGCCAATGACTGGGCCGTGGCTAAATACAAAGGCTGGGGCATTGCTGCCAGAAATGAGAAATGGGGAGAATGGCGCGGCTGGCAAAGAGGCATCTCGCACATTGATATGGTGCACCCCCGGGTAAGAACCCTGGAGGGCATGCAACTGGCCTGGAGCCCCAGCACCAAAGGCAAAGGCGTCACCGCTGAAACCATCACCCTCCCTGAAACTGTCACAGATTCCATGGCCTTCCAGAAGTGGTTGCCCAACGTGAAAGGCAAATTTGTGCTGATCTCCATGCCGCAGCCCACCGGAAGACCCGATTACAACTGGCAGGAGTTCGCCACGAAAGAGTCTTTTGAGAAAATGAAAGCGGAGCGCACCGCCCTAACCGAAGCCTGGCGCACCAAGATGGCAAAGATGGGATACACTACCCGCACCTTGCCCGTGGCCCTGGAAAAAGCCGGAGCTGCCGGAGTGGTCATGTCTAATTGGTCAAACGGGTTTGGAGTGAACAAGATCTTCAGTGCCTACACGAAGAAGATTCCTACGGTAGACCTTTCTTTGGAGGATTACGGAATGGTGTACCGCCTCACCGCTTCTGGTCAGAAACCCAAAATCAACGTGCAGGCCGAATCTAAAGAGCGCGGCATGGTACCTACTTTCAACACCATCGCGGAGATAAAAGGAACCCAGAAACCAGATGAGTACGTGATCCTGTCGGCGCACTTTGACTCCTGGGATGGCGCTACTGGTGCCACTGATAACGGAACCGGCACCCTGGTCATGATGGAAGCCATGCGAATACTGAAGAAGATCTACCCTAACCCTAAAAGAACCATCATGGTAGGGCATTGGGGTAGCGAAGAGCAAGGACTGAACGGTTCCCGCTCATTTGTGGAAGACCACCCGGAAATTGTAAGCAAAATACAGGCAGTGTTTAACCAGGACAATGGTACCGGCCGCGTGGTCAACTTAGGTGGCTCTGGCTTCCTGCACTCTTATGAATTCCTGAACCGCTGGTTGGCTCCGGTACCGACAGAGATCCGCTCCCACATACAAACCAACTTCCCGGGTGCCCCGGGCGGCGGCGGATCAGACCACGCCTCGTTTGTAGCAGCGGGTGCTCCGGCGTTTTCGCTTAGTTCCCTGAGCTGGTCTTACGGCACCTACACCTGGCACACCAACCGCGACACCTATGACAAGATCGTGTTTGATGATGTGCGTAGCAACGCCATTCTTACTGCTATTTTAGCTTACATGGCCAGTGAAGACCCCACTACCACCTCCCGTGAAAGAAGTGTGTTACCAGCCAACCAAAGAACTGGTCAGCCTGGTACCTGGCCTGCTCAAACCAAGCCTACTCGCAAAGGTGGGGGTTGA
- a CDS encoding alpha/beta fold hydrolase produces MDMHFIRRGEGKPLLLVHGIGGSSRSWDLMIDGLADAGREVIAIDLPGHGATPPLQGEVSISTLADAVTSFLESQNLLGIDAVGSSMGARLVLELVRRGGIVGAVVSLDPGGFWKGWEKPFFYFSVAASRRLVQWLQPVMPAIAGNPVGRTLLLPQFSARPWDLHAELVQEEMRTFATSASFDDLLYNLTYGEPQKGVPRGTLQAPLIIGWGKQDRVCFPQQASRALRLFPDACIHWFSSCGHFPQWDSPEEAVQLVLTVTSGINYEPLLSAEMQTPVTTATRNWAAIVGVGLAVVAGGFLLARSRTS; encoded by the coding sequence ATGGACATGCATTTCATCCGGCGAGGCGAAGGGAAACCTCTGTTACTGGTACATGGCATTGGCGGAAGCTCCCGCTCCTGGGACTTAATGATAGACGGGCTGGCAGATGCAGGCCGTGAGGTAATTGCGATTGATTTACCGGGGCATGGTGCTACCCCCCCGTTACAAGGGGAAGTTTCCATTAGCACCTTAGCCGATGCGGTCACCTCTTTTCTGGAAAGCCAGAATCTTTTGGGGATTGATGCCGTGGGCAGTTCCATGGGTGCGCGCCTGGTGCTGGAGTTAGTAAGACGTGGGGGGATAGTAGGGGCAGTTGTGTCTTTAGACCCGGGCGGATTCTGGAAAGGCTGGGAGAAACCATTCTTCTACTTTTCAGTGGCGGCTTCCAGAAGGCTGGTGCAATGGTTGCAACCCGTGATGCCTGCTATCGCAGGGAACCCGGTTGGTCGCACCTTGCTGTTGCCCCAGTTTTCTGCCCGTCCCTGGGATCTACACGCAGAACTGGTGCAGGAAGAAATGCGAACCTTTGCTACGTCTGCCTCCTTTGATGACTTGTTGTACAACTTAACGTATGGCGAACCCCAAAAAGGAGTTCCGCGCGGTACCCTGCAAGCACCTTTGATTATTGGGTGGGGTAAGCAGGACAGGGTTTGTTTTCCGCAGCAAGCTTCCAGGGCTTTGCGCCTTTTTCCTGATGCCTGCATACATTGGTTTTCTAGTTGCGGTCACTTCCCGCAATGGGATTCTCCGGAAGAAGCCGTACAATTGGTGCTAACCGTTACCAGCGGCATTAATTATGAACCGCTGCTTTCCGCGGAGATGCAAACCCCTGTAACGACTGCTACCAGAAACTGGGCAGCCATTGTGGGCGTGGGGCTAGCTGTAGTAGCTGGAGGATTTTTGTTGGCGCGCAGCAGAACATCATAG